A region of Peromyscus maniculatus bairdii isolate BWxNUB_F1_BW_parent chromosome 7, HU_Pman_BW_mat_3.1, whole genome shotgun sequence DNA encodes the following proteins:
- the Inka1 gene encoding PAK4-inhibitor INKA1, producing the protein MHSARLDSFLSQLRWELLCGRDTGSPPVPGPLQPKPKTDPSVQPNRHFRASDALEEDSVCCVEEEEEEEALGAEDRGVPLGCPREHALDWDSGFSEVSGSTWREEELSVPRRHAPSERPPQSQRFSVSDLPLRSRAAVSGITPAHRPRPKSTPDACLEHWQGLEAEDWTAALLNRGRSRQPLVLGDNCFADLVHNWMELPEAASEGGDGGVPRARARPPQFLLGLSEQLRRRLARARRAAMAGKRLSCPPRPEPDLPADISRFAALMNCRSRQPIIYNDVSYL; encoded by the exons ATGCACAGCGCTCGGCTTGACAGCTTCCTGAGCCAGCTCCGCTGGGAACTG ttGTGTGGTCGGGACACAGGCTCACCTCCAGTGCCTGGCCCATTGCAACCGAAACCCAAAACCGATCCAAGTGTACAGCCCAACCGCCACTTCAGGGCCTCAGATGCTCTGGAAGAGGACTCCGTCTgctgtgtggaagaggaggaggaagaggaagccttGGGAGCTGAAGACAGGGGTGTACCCTTGGGGTGTCCTAGGGAACATGCCCTAGACTGGGACTCTGGCTTTTCAGAGGTGTCAGGCAGTACTTGGCGAGAGGAAGAGCTGTCTGTACCCCGGCGTCACGCACCCTCAGAACGGCCACCTCAGAGCCAGCGTTTCTCAGTCAGTGACCTCCCCCTGCGCAGCAGGGCAGCTGTAAGTGGCATAACACCTGCCCACCGTCCGAGGCCCAAGTCCACTCCGGACGCTTGCCTGGAACACTGGCAGGGATTGGAAGCAGAGGACTGGACGGCAGCCCTGCTGAACAGGGGCCGTAGTAGGCAGCCCCTGGTGCTAGGGGATAACTGTTTTGCTGATTTGGTTCACAACTGGATGGAGCTGCCTGAGGCAGCCAGTGAGGGGGGTGATGGAGGTGTACCCCGAGCCCGTGCCCGACCCCCTCAGTTCCTGCTTGGCCTCTCGGAGCAGCTTCGGCGTCGGCTGGCCAGGGCTCGCCGGGCAGCTATGGCAGGAAAGCGACTGTCATGCCCACCTCGTCCAGAACCTGACCTGCCTGCGGACATCTCACGATTTGCAGCCCTCATGAACTGTCGCAGCCGACAACCTATCATCTATAATGATGTCAGCTACCTCTGA